The Tripterygium wilfordii isolate XIE 37 chromosome 18, ASM1340144v1, whole genome shotgun sequence nucleotide sequence TCTATCATAAGGTTTCTTTTTGGGGTAAGTTTATCAATTAacttatatatctatatatatatatatatatatatatatatatattttgcatgtttttggttAGTGATGGCTGATGGCTCTTGCTAGTCAAAACATACCCGACAAATAAAGGGTcaaaacaagggtaatttttatttaattaatatgtTTATGGTTTGCTAGGGCggctttttattattaatttttaaagtaaTGGGTTTTCTTTGGTTGTTCAAAGTTGACGAAATCCAACATGGATGGTTAGCTATATAAACCCAGCAAGCCATGATTGTTTCATCAACCAGCTCTCTCATCATACTTTCTTAACCAAGAAAACAATTCTCTCATTGAACAACTACTTCTCTCAACATCATCAATGGCAGCAGCAACAAAGTATGTGCTAATTATAGTgtcctaaacatatatatatgtacatatatatatatatatgtatataaatgttgatttttttgtgtGAAGGTATGCAGTTGTGACTGGATCAAACAAAGGGATTGGATTTGAGACAGTGAAGCAATTGGCTTCCAATGGCATCACAGTGGTATTAGCAGCAAGAGATGAAAAGAGAGGTCTTGAAGCTGTTCGAAACCTCAATGAGCTTGGTCTCTCTGGCCAAGTAGTTTTTCATCAGCTTAATGTAGCTGACTCTGCTAGCATTGCTTCCTTCGCGGATTTTGTCAAAACCCAGTTCGGAAAACTCGACATCTTAGTAAACAATGCTGGAATGCTTGGTGTTACAATTGACATTGAAGCCATTAGAGCTTCAGGTGGAAAGATAGATCCGAGTCGCGCAATGATTCAAACTTATGAATTAACTGAGTCATGCCTCAAAACAAATTACTACGGACCCAAAACATTGATCGAATCGCTTGCTCCTCTTCTTCAATTATCCGATTCACCGACAATTGTTAATGTCTCCTCCTACTATGGCAAGTTAGAGGTATGAAACAGTGACCTTGATTTTGTCAACTGTCTAGGAAAATTCACTTTTTGCTCACTTGAATAATTTTGTTCTGTTTGGGCAGTATATAACAAATGAATGGGCTAAAGAAGTGTTGGGTGATGGCGATAAACTCACCGAAGAACGATTAGAAGAGGTATTGAGCGAGTTTCGGAAAGATTTCAAAGATGGTACACTTGAAAGCAAAGGCTGGCCTACATTTACAGCTGCATATAAGATGTCAAAAGCAGCTCTCATAGCCTACACAAGGATTGCAGCCAACAAGTATCCGAGTTTCTGCGTCAACAGTGTTT carries:
- the LOC119984797 gene encoding (+)-neomenthol dehydrogenase-like, with amino-acid sequence MAAATKYAVVTGSNKGIGFETVKQLASNGITVVLAARDEKRGLEAVRNLNELGLSGQVVFHQLNVADSASIASFADFVKTQFGKLDILVNNAGMLGVTIDIEAIRASGGKIDPSRAMIQTYELTESCLKTNYYGPKTLIESLAPLLQLSDSPTIVNVSSYYGKLEYITNEWAKEVLGDGDKLTEERLEEVLSEFRKDFKDGTLESKGWPTFTAAYKMSKAALIAYTRIAANKYPSFCVNSVCPGFVKTDFNRNKGTLTVEEGAESLLKLAMLPKGGPSGLFFMRDQVSIF